In the Solanum pennellii chromosome 5, SPENNV200 genome, one interval contains:
- the LOC107020653 gene encoding probable galacturonosyltransferase-like 3, producing MPPGNHLITTILFLLILLPLPSPTTATAITETPKFREAPAFRNGKNCPISKWPENPYDPSTIHIAMTLDYSSPYLRGSIAGVLSVLQHSTCPENTFFHFLAVRRHFNHLNKTITSTFPYLNFNLYNFNPSLVRHLISSSIRRALDQPLNYARIYLADLLPTTVNRIIYLDSDLIVVDDVDKLWNIELNDRVLGAPEYCHANFTHYFTHKFWFHPIFPKTFENRTPCYFNTGVMVIDLQKWRNDDYTQKLEHWMRVQKRYRIYELGSLPPFLLVFAGNVKQVEHRWNQHGLGGDNLEGQCRDLHPGPVSLLHWSGKGKPWLRLDSKKPCPLDSLWAPYDLFRHQSLFSDS from the exons ATGCCGCCGGGAAATCACCTCATCACCACCATCCTCTTCCTCCTCATTCTCCTCCCTCTTCCTTCTCCGACCACCGCCACCGCCATCACCGAAACCCCCAAATTCCGGGAAGCTCCAGCATTCCGCAACGGCAAAAATTGCCCAATTTCAAAATGGCCTGAAAATCCCTACGATCCATCAACTATCCACATCGCAATGACTCTCGATTACTCTTCCCCTTACCTCCGTGGCTCAATCGCCGGCGTACTTTCCGTTCTTCAACACTCTACTTGCCCGGAAAACACCTTCTTCCACTTCCTCGCCGTTCGCCGACACTTCAATCACCTCAACAAAACCATCACTTCAACTTTCCCTTACCTCAATTTCAATCTCTACAACTTTAACCCTAGTTTAGTCCGTCACTTAATCTCCTCCTCGATCCGCCGGGCACTTGATCAACCCTTAAATTACGCTCGGATTTACCTCGCCGACCTACTTCCGACCACCGTTAACCGGATTATTTACCTCGATTCCGACCTCATTGTCGTCGACGACGTCGATAAGCTCTGGAACATTGAGCTTAACGATCGGGTTTTAGGTGCCCCGGAATACTGTCACGCTAATTTTACTCACTATTTTACTCACAAATTTTGGTTCCACCCAATTTTCCCCAAAACATTCGAAAATCGAACTCCCTGTTATTTCAACACCGGAGTTATGGTTATCGATTTGCAGAAATGGCGAAATGATGATTATACACAAAAACTTGAACACTGGATGAGAGTTCAGAAAag GTACAGAATCTACGAGCTAGGCTCATTGCCTCCGTTTCTATTGGTTTTCGCCGGAAATGTAAAGCAAGTGGAGCATAGATGGAACCAACATGGGCTTGGTGGTGATAATCTTGAAGGACAATGTAGGGATTTACATCCAGGGCCAGTAAGCTTATTACATTGGAGTGGAAAAGGGAAGCCATGGCTAAGATTAGACTCAAAGAAGCCATGTCCATTGGATAGTTTATGGGCACCCTATGATTTGTTCCGACATCAATCGTTGTTTTCGGATAGCTAA
- the LOC107019843 gene encoding uncharacterized protein LOC107019843 — protein MKMGSTNMGSSKRRISSRGVGGVLREQRAKLYIIRRCVVMLLCWHD, from the coding sequence ATGAAGATGGGAAGCACAAATATGGGAAGTTCAAAGAGAAGAATTTCAAGTAGAGGAGTTGGAGGAGTTCTTAGAGAACAAAGAGCCAAACTTTACATTATTAGAAGATGTGTAGTCATGCTTCTTTGTTGGCATGATTAA